In Rhodamnia argentea isolate NSW1041297 chromosome 4, ASM2092103v1, whole genome shotgun sequence, the following proteins share a genomic window:
- the LOC115731159 gene encoding protein GLUTAMINE DUMPER 5-like, with product MRILVDTTYAVTPPSAATVSTPPAGPTASQRSPWHSPVPYLFGGLAAMLGLIGFALLILACSYWKLSGSSSNPRGDEENGGEAKTVDGEGCNKAVTVYEEKIVVIMAGDEQPTFLATPVGSRGPSFGDSLGKSNGDDGESFDAKKEEKDENFDKTKEPNNVNDDDVGGHVVPGLHSAAAEENRAAAEDQTQQQN from the coding sequence ATGAGAATCCTCGTGGACACAACATACGCCGTCACACCCCCATCGGCGGCGACGGTCTCGACCCCGCCTGCAGGGCCGACGGCGTCTCAGCGGTCGCCGTGGCACTCTCCTGTGCCGTACCTGTTCGGAGGCCTGGCGGCTATGCTGGGGCTCATAGGGTTCGCTCTCTTGATCCTGGCCTGTTCCTACTGGAAGCTCTCCGGCAGCTCGAGCAACCCCCGTGGAGACGAAGAGAACGGGGGCGAAGCAAAGACGGTCGACGGAGAAGGGTGCAACAAGGCCGTGACGGTGTACGAAGAGAAGATAGTGGTGATAATGGCCGGGGACGAGCAGCCGACTTTCCTCGCCACGCCTGTGGGCAGCAGAGGCCCTTCTTTTGGCGATTCCCTAGGCAAAAGCAATGGCGACGATGGCGAGAGCTTCGAtgcgaagaaggaggagaaggatgaGAATTTCGACAAGACCAAGGAGCCTAATAACGTTAACGATGATGACGTTGGAGGTCACGTTGTTCCTGGTCTTCATTCAGCAGCTGCTGAAGAAAACAGAGCAGCCGCAGAAGATCAAACCCAGCAACAGAATTAG